TTTATAGTGGCAGTTTTTGAGTATTCACTTCTGTTAAATTTCCATCTTTTAATTGCACTAATTGAACTATTTTCAAAAACACCTTCAGGATTGGATTCTACTACTCTAACATTTGAAACATATCCATCTTTCCCAATATCAAAAATCAATTTTACATAACCCTCTTGTTTTTTAGATTTTGCATGTCTTGGATATTTTGGATTTACTTTTTTTAGTGGTGCTAAAGTATTTGCATCTAAAATAACTTTTGCTCCAGAGAGTGATGAGATTTTTGATATCTCAATTTTTTGTTGAATTTTAAAAGGAACAATCTTTACATTTTTTTCAGGTTCTGTGGAGTATTTTTTGACAAATTTTGGTTTTTGCTCTAATTTTTTAACTTTTGGTTTCTCTTGAATTCTTTTTTTTCTTTCTATTTTTGTCTCATCTTTATCTCTTAAATAGACTAAATGTCGTAATTCACTTTGTTCTTCAAATTTTTTATTATTGCTATTTGTCATGATAAACATACCAAAAAATAAACCAAGACAAATAATAATAGAGAGACTAAGGGCTAAGAAAAATCGCATTTTAGTTATCTCTTAATGTAGAAATCGAGATATTAAAAATACCTGCAAGTCTTATTTGATCCATTACTTTTACTAAGATACCAGTTTTAGAATCTACATCTGATTGTATTACAACAGAATTTTGAGAATTTAAGGCTTTTAATCTTTCTATATTAGCTCTAATTGAGCGTATATCTACCATTCTTTTATCAATCCATATTTCATTATTGTTTTTTATAGCAATAAGAATATTTGCTTTACCTTTTTGTTCTGAGGATTTTGCACTTGGACGATTTACTTCTATACCTGTTTCTTTGACAAAAGAGGTTGTAACAATAAAAAAAATCAACATAATAAAAACAACATCAAGCATTGGTGTTAGATTGATTTCTGTCTCTTCTTTATGTCTATGTTGTGAAAATCTTCTCATATTATATTACCTTGGAAAGTTCTAATTCAAATTTTTGTATTTTATATCTAATTGAAAGTTCTAGTTTTTTTTCAAATAAAATACCACTAAGTGCTACAGCCATTCCTGCCATGGTTGGAATAGTAGCCATTGATACACCATTTGCCATAGATTTCACATCACTACTTCCAGTAATTGCCATAACATCAAATACTTCAATCATTCCCGTAACAGTTCCTAATAGACCAATTAATGGACAAACCATAATCATAGTTTTGATTAAATCAAGACCTGATTTTAGTTTAAAAGATGAGCTGTGAAGAAAATATCTTTTAATCTCATCTTTAAATCTATTTTGACTATGGATATTTTTAAGTTCTTTTATAATTGCTTTTTTCTCTTTTTTATAGGTAAAACTAACATACATATATCGCTCAATTAATAGTGTCCATAAAATAATTGCAAGAAAAAAAACAAAATATAAAACTAAGCCTCCCTTATCAAAAAAAGAGAATAGATCATCTATATATAAATCAATCATATTATTTCAATGTTTTTGCTAATAACCCAATACTTTGTTCTTCTAATATAGATACAAGTTCTTCTGATTTTGAAGAGATATACGTATATGCAAAAAGAAGTGGTATTGCTGTAACTAATCCTAAAACAGTAGTAATCAATGCAGTTGAAATACCACCTGCCATAAGTTTTGGATCACCTGTACCAAATAAAGTTATGGCTTGAAAAGTTGCAATCATTCCTGTAACTGTTCCCAATAATCCCAATAAAGGAGTAACAGCTGCTAGAAGTTTTACAAAACTTTGGCCTTTTTTTATTTGTGTTGTTTCTTTTAAAATTGCTTGACCGATTTTAATTTCTAAGTCATTAATAGAATCATTTGAGTTTTCATAAAAAATATGTGCAATCTTCCCTAATGAATTATCTTGGTTAATCTTAGATATATTTTTCATCTGTTTTTTGATTTTTATTGAACTAATATTTAATACGATTATTTTAAATAAAGCAAATAGTAAACCTAAGGCTCCTAATATCAAAATAATATATCCTACAATTCCACCTTGCGTTAGCCTGTCCATTATTGTAGGATTATTTGCAATCATCTCAAAAAGTGTACCTCTTGTTGGATCAATAATGATATTTGAAATTTCATTTGATGATTCAAAATCTTTTGCTAATTGAACTGCTGAATCACTTGGTTGAACAGTTAATTCCACTAATGATTTCATATCATTTGAATAAGTTAAATATTTACCATTTGATGTGGCAGCAAATAAACCAACTCTAGTAACTTTCTCTTTTGTCTTTTCTCCTGAAGCTAAAATTACATCAGCATCATATTGTGCAATATTTCCACTTTTGATAATTTCATCTAACATTGAATACCAAAAATCTTTTAACTCATGGATATTTGCAAGTTTTTTAGAATTTGATAGTTTTAAAAATTGTTCTTCTTTATTTGGATCTTCTGATGCTGTTAATGAACTTTGAAAGTTAATTAAAAAATCAGAAGAAGTTTGTCTTACACTTCCAAATATTTCACCCAAATTAGCTGCTTTTATTTTTAGCTCTTCTTCTTTTTTGGCTAAAACTTTTTCTTTCTCATCAATTAGTTTTTTTAATTTATCAGTTCGTAGTTCTTCTTTTTTAAGCTCTTCTTCTGTTTGCTTAAGTAGCTTTTTTTGTTTTTCTTTATTATCAATAAATGTTTTTAATCTTTTTTGTTCTGCTTGTATTTCTTTTTTTGAATCATTTTGAACACTTTGTAAAAGTGAATGTAAATCAATTGAAAATGATAAAGTGCTAAAAAGAGCTACTGTAAGTAAATATCGTATCATTTTGCTTCCTTTTTAGCTAAAAAGGGTAAGTTTAGCAAAGTTACATTCCCTTGTTTTTTTGCTATTTTAATAGCTTTTCTTATATTTGATTTTGAAGTATTATCTGTAATTTCTTGCCATTTTTTAGTCTCTTTATTGTAGTAACCATAATTTTTCAAATCCAAACTTTGATAATATAAAGCTACTCTTCCAAGTCGTAAAATGTTGTAACTTGTATTGCCTATTTTTTCTTGATATGCTTCTATTGTTTTAGCATAGTCATATTCTATTTTAAACGCTTCAAGGATAATTCTAAATTTTTCATTTGTTTTTATATCTGCTTTTGAAAGACTATCTTCAAGTCTTTTTACCCTTTCTTCTCTTTCTTGTAGTAAAAATGGTGTATCAGACTCTATTAATATTTTTAATGAACTAATCATCTCTAACATAAGAGGGTAGATATTCTTTTTTGTTTGTTCAATATCAATTAATTGTTGATTTATGCTATTAAGTTCTTCTTTTTGAGAGAGAATGATTTTTTCTAGTTGCTCATTATATTTTTGAGTATTTCTTAACTGAGCATTTTTTTGTTTATACTGGTCAAAAAGTGTTTCTCGTATATCTTCACTTTTATCAATTTTTTTCTGATATGACTTTAGTGTATCATTACTTTTTTGTATTACATTAAGGGATTTGTCCAAATCTGAAGCAAAAAGTCCTGTTGATATAAAAGCAAAAAGTATAAGACAATTAAATGTTTTAAACATTTTTTTCCTTTTTTATTTAAATAATGAGAATAGTAATCAAAATTAATTTAAATTTAGATTAATTTTATTTCAAACATGACAAGTATTATTTGCCATGCTCATTTTTGGGAGTTTCAATAAAATATTTAATGGGAAGTTTATATGAAAAATATATTAATAATAATCCCAAACAAAATAAAACTAAATCAGTAAAAAATATTTCATTTAAGCCTAATTTGTAAGATTTATAGATGTTAAATCCACTTGTAAGATTATGTGAAATACTTGCAATTATAAATAATATCCCACTAAAAAATAGAGCATATTTACTTGCTTTATATAAAGAAGACACAATTTTTATATAAATAAATATTAATATAAAGGAGATATAAAATAGTACTTCTTGAGTATTATAAAGGTTATTTAAAAGATTAAAATGCATATATTGTTTTGGAATCATCCAAGTTGTTGCAAATAATAAACTACAACTTAAAAGTGAACCTAAAACAACTGTATAACTCAAAGGTTCAAGAACTTTATATGTAAATTTATCTTTTTTTGCTCTATGCATCCACAATAATAGTGAAGCTGTAATCCCAAATAAAATAATAAAACATATAAGTGCAAAGAGAATTCTTGGAATATCACTAAATGTTCTTACAAAGTGTAAATAAAATACAGAATCTAAAGTTTTTTCAACAAATGTTCCATCACTAGCACTTTTTTTAGAGATAATTTCACCATTTGTACCATTTAAAACTACATAGCTTTCATTGTATACAGAACTTATAAAAAATGTTTTAGGTTCATATCCTATAAATTTAACCCTAGCTTTTACATCATCTAGATTGTATATTTGTATAGAATAAAAAGAGATATCAGAAAAAGACTCTTTGGCTTTTTTGTATAGAGTATTAATATCTAATGTTTTTACTTTTTGTGAAGGTGGATAGAGTTTTAAATCTCTATCTAATAATATATTTTTATCCACAGTTAATAGATTTGATGTTTTTGAATGTGTTAAATAATTAGTCATAACAGGAGTACTATATATTCCTAGATTAAATAGAGCTCCTGTTAATCCAAACATAAAAACTAAAGGCAAGGTATACAATAATAAAAGTCTATGGTACTTGGCAAAAAAACCTTTTACACTTTTAGTCTTTTTATTCTTGTAATTATTTTTTATGATTAATACTATTCCACTAAGAGATAAAAATACAACAGCAACAGCAGCAAAACCGAAAATCATTTGGGCAATTAAAGATTTGAAAATACGACCATAATGTATCATTTCAAAAAACTTTGAAATAGTAAAACTTTTAGGTTTGATTTTTTTACAGGTATTTGGATTTAGATAAAAATTTGGTCTATTACTTAGTTGAATCAAGTTAGTTGATTTAAACTCTTTTGCTGGTAATAGAAGTTTTATAAAGTCATTTCTCATAACTTTACCATCTTCACCTATATATTTTCTTTTTTTTATCTCTTTTAAGCATTTTTCAAAATTTATATTTTGGATTTCTATATTAGAAATATGTTTTTGGCTATCTTCCCAAAAACTAACATAAGGTCTAAATATAGTTAAAATACCAAAAAATATTGAAATAAAGAAAAATAGTAAAACGTTTATACCTATTAGTTTGTGTATATTAAATAATCTTTTATTCATTTTAATCCAATCCGTAAATAATGAAAAATAGCAATATAAAAGGAATAATGACTTTTAATAGTGCTTCAATTTTAGTTTTTGATAAAACAACCCATAGTCCAATAGAAGACCAAAGTATTGGCAAGAGTATAATTGCAAGTACAATATTTTCAAATATTGAAAAGTTTAATAATTGTGCAAATTTTATTAATAATAAGTAAGCAACTACAAGGGAACCAAATATAGAACTAAGTAGTCTTATTGCTCCTAATGAAGCATTTGTATCTTTTTTAAATAAGTTTTTAATTATAGTCATAATAGTCTCTTTTTAATAGAAGAATTAAATTCTTCCATTAAAATTTATATTTTGTAGTGAACATAAATGATCTACTAGCTGTCTGGGCACTTTGTATTGAATTGTTATTTAATCTAGCTTCTTTATCAAATAAATTATAGATATTTAAAGAGATATCCCAATTATTGTATTTTGTTCCAATTAAAGCATCAACAATTGTGTACTCATCCACATCGTAAAGTTTTTGAGGTCTACTTGGTAAATCAAATTGATCAACACTTAAAGCTTTTGATTTTCCTATATATTTAACACCTGCACCTATTTTAAAATCACCTATAGGAGTTTTTGGAAAAGTATAATCTGTCCATAATCTTACAGAAAAGTCAGGAATATCAGCTAAATCTCTTCCCTCATAAGCATGATTTGCCATATTTACTTCTTTTCCAGTCATTTTTGAAAATGAAAAAACAGTATTTAGATTTTCTGTAGGACTTGCAATAATATTAAACTCTAAACCTTTTACTTCTGCATCACCTTGTTGGATACTATATCCTGTATGTTTAGGATCACTTTGCACTATATCTTTTTCTTTTAAACTAAATACTGCTACTGTAAATAAAGCATCTAAATTATTTGGTTTATATTTAATACCAGCTTCAACTTGCTTACCAATAGATGGGTCAAATGTATTTCCATCAAATCCTGATCCAATATTACTTTGAAAAGAAGTAGAATAAGAAATATAAGGAGTAATACCATTATCAAATAGATAACTCAAGCCAAATCTTCCAGAGAGATTATTATCCTTTTGTGAATTTTTTGTATTTTTAAGATGATCTGTTTTTTTCTGCTTTAATTTGTCATATCTCAGTGAAGAAGAAATAATAAAATTATTGTATGTTTTAATTTGACTTTGTGCATATAAACCTGTTTGGAAAGACTTTTGATTAAAATCCTCGGTATATGCATTTGAAGCACTTGGAATACTTGTTGGTTGCCTTGTGGTTAAATCATAAGTATATTGAGTAGGCTTAGTTGTTGTTCTATCATAGTCTGAGTATTGAAAGTCTATTCCTATCAATGAAGTATATTCTGCATTTTCAGTTTTTGCTGTATATTGTAAATTATTGTCTGTTGCAAAAGTCTTTAATTTAGAGTTAATTTCAGAATATTCTAAAGGAAATTGCGTTAAATCTGGAGATGAACTTTGTAATAAGGGAAATAATCCAGTAGCTGAAGGTGTTGAATAATTATATTTCCCATCCATTTTCATAACTCTAATATTTGAACGAAATTTCAAGTCATCATTAATATTGTTTTTATAAACAGTTGAAATAGATTTATGATTTTTTTCAAAAATTTCTTTATCTTTTAGACCAATAAGTAAGTCATCAGGTAGATTTAAAGCATTTACTGTGGCTGCTGAATTTCTTATATTGTCATCATAGGCTGGTGTAAGGCTCATACTAAGACTATTAAGATATGCTCTTATAGTTGCAGCCTTATCTGCAATACTATTGTGATAGTTCAAGATACTTTTAGCTCCACTAAAACTCATTCCCAAACCTTTGATTTGGTCTTTTGCCACAGAAGCAATAACATCTATTGAACTATCATCATCAATATAATATGTCAATGAAGGATTAAAAAAGTATGATTTATTTGTTGAATCTTGTAACTCATTATCCCCTTCTTTATATTTTCCTGTCAATCTAAATAGGGTTTTTTCATTGATAACATCACTTATATCTGCAAAAACAGATTTATTATTGTTTGAAGCATATGAGATACCTATTTCTTTTAAAGGCTCTATTATAGGAGTTTTACTTTGCATATTAATAAGACCACCAGGAGCACTTGCTCCATAAAGAACAGATGCTGGACCTTTTAATACTTCAACTCTCTCTAATGCATAAGGATCAATGTTAGGTATTAAATGACCAGCATAAAGTAGTTTCATACCATCTAAAAATGTTGATTTATATAAATAACCAATACCTCTTAGTTTCCCATAATTTGTTCTATGATCACCATTTTCACCATATGGTTGAGTAACGGCTGATACATAAGAAGTAACATTTTGAATACTTTGCGCACCAATGGTATTCATCATATCATTGGTAATGACAGATACCGATTGTGGAATTTCTGTAATATCAATGTCCATTTTAGAACCTGTTGAACTTTTAGTTGCAACAATACCTTTTAATTGTCCATAAGCACTTTCTTGATATCCAATAACATCTTGTGTAATATCTGAAGATGTATCTTCTGCCTGTAAAAAAGAGCTAGTACAAACACTAATTAAGCTTGCACATAATATATTACTTAACTTCATCTTTCACCTTTTAATTATCTAATTTATGATTTTGAGAATAATAATCAAAATTTAGTTAATCTAAACTAAATTTATTAGTCAACATGACAAGCAAGGTAATAATTAGAATTAACATTTTATTAGTTTAATTTGGTATTGGATATAATTTCGAAAATTAGAAAATTAAAAGTAGAGACAAATGATTGATATTAAACTATTACAAAAAGATTTTGATGAAGTTGCAACAGCTTTAAATAGAAAAGGTGTTAGCCAAGATATTTTAGATAATTTAAAAGCCCTTTCAGTTGATGCAAAAGCTAAAAGACAAGAGATGGAAAATGTAACTGCTGAACAAAATTCTTTATCAAAAGAGTTTGGTAGATATAAAAAAGAGGGGCTAGATATTGCACCTTTACAAGAAAATATTAATAAACTTAAAAATCAAAAACAAGAGCTAGAAGAGCAAGTTAGAGTTTTAGAAGAAGAACTTTCATCTATAATTCTAGGTGTTCCAAATATGCCAGATAGTGATGTTCCAGATGGTGCAGATGAGAATGAAAATGTAGTATTAGAAACTATTGGAGAAAAACCAAACTTTTCTTTTGAACCAAAAGAGCATTGGGATTTGGGTGAAAGTAATGGAACACTAGATTTTATAAGAGGTGTAAAACTTGCAAAATCAAGATTTACAGCTATGAGAGGGCAAGCTGCAAAATTAGAGAGAGCACTTATTAACTATATGCTTAAGTTTAACGCAGAACGAGGTTTTGAAGAGTGGTATGTTCCTTTTATGGCAAATACAAATGCTCTTCAAGGAACTGGGCAATTACCAAAATTTGGTGAAGATTTATTTAAAATTGAGGGTGAAGATTTGTATTTGATTCCAACTGCTGAGGTTGCTTTAACAAATCTTTATAATGATGAAATTATACCAGTAGAAGAGTTACCTTATCTTATGACTTCTTATACTCCTTGTTTTAGAAAAGAGGCTGGAAGTGCAGGAAGAGATACTAGAGGACTGATTCGTCAGCATCAGTTTGATAAAGTTGAAATGGTAGCTATTACAACACAAGAACAAAGTGAAGAGGTATTTGAAAAAATGGTTGCTTGTGCAAGTGATTTATTAACTTCACTTGGACTTGCTCATCAGAAAGTTATGCTTTGTACTGGGGATTTAGGATTTAGTGCTACAAGAACTATTGACTTAGAAGTTTGGTTACCAGGTCAAGGTAAATATAGAGAAATCTCTTCTATTTCAAATACAAGAGATTTCCAAGCAAGACGAGCAAAAATAAGATATAAAGATGGTAAGAAAAATATTTTGGCTCACACATTAAATGGTTCTTCTTTAGCAGTCGGGCGAACACTTGTGGCTATTATGGAAAACTATCAACAAGAAGATGGAACTATTACTATTCCAGAAGTTTTAAAAAAATATATGTAAAAAGTAGAAATCTATTTTCTACTTTTTAAAAAGAAACTGGAGTAATTACAGATAAATAAGAGGCTTTTTTTGAACTTCTGTTTTCTATTTTATGTGGAATTTCAGGATTGAATCTTATACAATCACCCTGAGATAAGGCAAACTCTTTTTCATTTAAAGTAACAACAATCTCACCTTCTATTACATAATCACACTCTTCACCACCTTTAGTGTGGGGAATCAACTCTTCAGTTATTCTATTTGGTTCCATATTTACTTGCAAGAATTCAATCTCACCTTGTAAATCAGGAACAAGCAATTCACAAGTATATTGAGGATCAGGGAAAGATATTTTTTTTCTTTGTTCTTTTCTTACAACATAAGAGTTTTCATTATCTAGATTTTTTGGGCTTGTTGCCAAATCACTATCTTCACTGTTTGTAAATAAATGAGCAATAGTTACACCAAGAACCTTTGCAACTTTTCTTAAAGTTTCAACTGAACCTTGTGTTGATCCACTTTCTAAAAGTGAAAGCATTCCATATGAGATACCAGCATCTTTGGCTAGCTCTTTTGCATTCATCTTTTTTTCTTTTCTAAGAAATTTTATTTTTTTACCAACATTAAATTCTTCAGTCAAAATTTACCCTTTAAGTAATAATTTTTATTCTAACATAAACTCTCTTAACCAAATAAAGTTAAATTGTTTAATCAAATTAAATAATTTAATTAAAATTTGTATAAATTTTATACAAAAACTTGAGTAATATTAGAAAATATATGATAATATTTAATTATATTAAAATATAAGTGCTTAAAGGTATTTATTTTAATATAATTAACATATAAGTGGATAAAAGATGTTTAATATCATTAAAAAGAATATTGTAATTATAGGTGGTGGTTATAGTGGTATTTCCTTGGTTGAGAAAATCAGTAACAATAAAGATTTTGAAGTAACTTTAATAAATAAAAATCTATATCATTTACATCAAACTGATATTCATAAATATATAAGTGGACAATGTGAATTGGAAGATATATCTTTTAACTTAGAAATATATTGCAAAAATATAAAGATCAATTTTATTGAAGCTTTTGTAGAAGATATTGAGTTTAAAAGTAAAAGAGTAATTTTAAACAATAACAAAAATATAAAATATGATTATTTAGTTATTGCAACAGGAAGTGCTTCATTCTTCCCAAAACAAATAAAAAATATCCAAGAATATGCAGCTGATATAAAAGAACTAAATATGCTAAAAGAACAAAGAGCAAAATTTTTAGAACTTTTAGATTCAAAAGAGCAAGGCAAAAATATTGCAATCATTGGTGGTGGATTATCTGGTGTTGAGATTGCTTTAGAATTTGCAAACGTGATTAAAAAAAGAGCTTTATCAAATAAAGATTGTCAAATTTCTTTAATTGAACAATTCCCCAATGTCTTGCCAAATATGAACTCTTTTTTAGTAAATCAAACAAAAAAAGCATGCGATAAACTAAATATCAAAAGATATCATGGGGCATTTGTTAATGAAGTGAAAGACAAGAAGATTTATTTAAGTGATTCTACTGAAATTCCATTTGATATGGTACTTTTTTTAATAGGAGTTTCTAGTGAAAAATTATCAAATGATGAAAGTGCACAAACAAATATTAAAAATCAATTTGTAGTTGATGAATATTTACGACTTGCAAATCATGAAGAGGTTTTTGTTATGGGAGATGTGGCAGAAACTAAAGATAAAAATGGAAATTATGTTTTACCAACAGCACAAATAGCAAAATTGCATGCAAATATAGTTGCAGAGAATTTATTAAATTCTATAGAAGGTAACTTATTAATTAAAAATAAATCACAGACAAAAGGAGTTATGGTAGATTTGGCAAATAAAAATACAGTAGGAATAGTTTTAGGTATAAAAGTAAAGGGCTTCATAGCTTACTTTTTAAAAAGATATATAAGTAAAAGACACACAAAAATATTTAATTATTAAAAAGGATAAAAAGATGAAAATAGGATTAGTAAAAGAGATTAAAGTACATGAGTATAGAGTTGGTTTAACACCTGATGATGTTGCTGCATATGTAAATAATGGACATACAGTTTTTGTTGAAATTGATGCGGGTATTGGGGCTGGATTTGAGAATGAAGAGTATGTAAAAGCTGGGGGAACAATTGTTGAAGATAAACAAAAGCTTTTTGATGATTCTGAAATGATTGTAAAAGTAAAAGAACCATTGCCACAGGAGTATGATTTCTTTCATGAAGGTCAGATTTTATATACGTATTTACATATAGCAGCTGATAAACCACAAGCTGAAATGTTATTATCTAAAAAAATAAAAGCAGTAGCATATGAAACTATTACATCTGCTGAGGGTGGATTACCTTGTCTAACTCCTATGAGTGAAATTGCAGGAAGATTAGCAGCTCAAGAGGGTGCAAAATATTTAGAAAAACCATTTGGTGGAAGAGGTGTTTTATTAGGTGGAGTTCCAGGTGTTCAAAAAGGTAATGTTGTAATTATTGGTGGTGGAATTGTTGGACTTAATGCTTGTAAAATGTGTGTTGGACTTGGTGCAAATGTTACAGTTATGGATATCTCAGCTTCAAGATTAGCATATTATGATGACTTATTTGGTTCAAAAGTAAATACTTTATTTTCAAATAGATCAAATATATTAAAATCAATCAAAGAAGCAGATTTAGTAATTGGTGCTGTTTTAATTCCAGGTGCTGTTGCTCCTAAACTTATCTCTAAAGATGATTTAAAACTTATGAAGAAAAATGCAGTTGTAGTTGATGTTGCAATTGACCAAGGTGGTTGTTTTGAAACTTCAAAAGCTACTTATCATGATAATCCAACTTATGTGGTAAATGATGTATTGCATTATTGTGTTGCAAATATGCCAGGAGCTGTATCTTTAACTTCTACTTTAGCATTAACAGCTACTACCTTAAGACATGGTTTAGCAATTGCTAATAAAGGTTTAGAAAAAGCATTAGCTGATGATAAACACTTATTAAATGGTCTTAATACTTATGCTGGGAAATTGACAAATGAAGCAGTTGCAAAAAGTTTAAATATTACATATGAACCTGTAACTTTCTAAATTAACTATAAATTTTTTAAAGCCAATAATTTATATTATTGGCTTTAATTTAATATTACTTTTGTATAATTTTTCCTTTTTTAAGGAATCTTCATGTTTGATTATATAAATATATCAATTTTAGCAATTTTTATACCAACTTTCTTTTTTGTTTCAATTACTCCAGGAATGTGTATGACTTTATCTTTAAGTATGGGGATGAGCATTGGTTTAAAAAAAACAATGTATATGATGGTAGGAGAACTTTTGGGAGTAGGGTTAGTTGCCACTTCTTCAGTTATTGGTGTCGCTGCTATTATGCTAAATCATCCAACTATTTTTTTAGTTTTAAAATATTGTGGAGGAGCTTATTTAATATATTTAGGTGTAACTATGTGGTTATCAAGAGGAAAAATGGCTTTAAATTTAGAAGAGTGTAGTTTTAATGTTTCTAGAAAGAATCTTGCTATACAAGGTTTTGTAACAGCAATTGCAAATCCAAAAGGCTGGGCTTTTTTTATCGCTTTATTACCACCATTTATTGATGAAAATTTAGCTTATGTACCCCAATTAGCTGTTTTGATATTTTTGATACTTTTACTTGAATTTTCTTGTTTGATTATATATGCCACAGGTGGAACTACTTTAAGAAAGTTATTACAAAACTCTTCAAATGTAAAACTATTAAATAAAATAGCTGGTTCTATGATGATAGGAATAGGAATTTGGTTAGCCTTAACCTAAATTCCTATAAAACTATTTTTTTCCATTAAATTTACTCTCATTTACATTTTCCACAACTTTATTTGCAATTTCATTTGTATCATTTGAGATTTTATTGGTCTCTTCAGCTACTTGGGCATTTTGTTGTGTAAATTTATCTAAATTGTTTATAGTCTCACTAATACTAATCATTGCTTCAGTTTGTTCTTTTGCTCCACTTGCAACATCATTAATGATTATATTCGTTTCATTTATTTTCTCTTCTAATTTCTCAAATCCAGTAATCATACTAGTACTAATCTCTTTACCCTCTAGAGTTTGTTGACTAGCTGATTCAACTAAATCTTTTATTTCCTTAGCTGCTTCTGCACTTCTTGAAGCTAAATTTCTCACTTCTTGTGCAACAACGGCAAATCCTTTTCCAGCTTCTCCT
This portion of the Arcobacter nitrofigilis DSM 7299 genome encodes:
- a CDS encoding energy transducer TonB, coding for MTNSNNKKFEEQSELRHLVYLRDKDETKIERKKRIQEKPKVKKLEQKPKFVKKYSTEPEKNVKIVPFKIQQKIEISKISSLSGAKVILDANTLAPLKKVNPKYPRHAKSKKQEGYVKLIFDIGKDGYVSNVRVVESNPEGVFENSSISAIKRWKFNRSEYSKTATIKFNFRLAR
- a CDS encoding ExbD/TolR family protein, producing MRRFSQHRHKEETEINLTPMLDVVFIMLIFFIVTTSFVKETGIEVNRPSAKSSEQKGKANILIAIKNNNEIWIDKRMVDIRSIRANIERLKALNSQNSVVIQSDVDSKTGILVKVMDQIRLAGIFNISISTLRDN
- a CDS encoding MotA/TolQ/ExbB proton channel family protein, whose protein sequence is MIDLYIDDLFSFFDKGGLVLYFVFFLAIILWTLLIERYMYVSFTYKKEKKAIIKELKNIHSQNRFKDEIKRYFLHSSSFKLKSGLDLIKTMIMVCPLIGLLGTVTGMIEVFDVMAITGSSDVKSMANGVSMATIPTMAGMAVALSGILFEKKLELSIRYKIQKFELELSKVI
- a CDS encoding MotA/TolQ/ExbB proton channel family protein, yielding MIRYLLTVALFSTLSFSIDLHSLLQSVQNDSKKEIQAEQKRLKTFIDNKEKQKKLLKQTEEELKKEELRTDKLKKLIDEKEKVLAKKEEELKIKAANLGEIFGSVRQTSSDFLINFQSSLTASEDPNKEEQFLKLSNSKKLANIHELKDFWYSMLDEIIKSGNIAQYDADVILASGEKTKEKVTRVGLFAATSNGKYLTYSNDMKSLVELTVQPSDSAVQLAKDFESSNEISNIIIDPTRGTLFEMIANNPTIMDRLTQGGIVGYIILILGALGLLFALFKIIVLNISSIKIKKQMKNISKINQDNSLGKIAHIFYENSNDSINDLEIKIGQAILKETTQIKKGQSFVKLLAAVTPLLGLLGTVTGMIATFQAITLFGTGDPKLMAGGISTALITTVLGLVTAIPLLFAYTYISSKSEELVSILEEQSIGLLAKTLK
- a CDS encoding DUF3450 domain-containing protein, giving the protein MFKTFNCLILFAFISTGLFASDLDKSLNVIQKSNDTLKSYQKKIDKSEDIRETLFDQYKQKNAQLRNTQKYNEQLEKIILSQKEELNSINQQLIDIEQTKKNIYPLMLEMISSLKILIESDTPFLLQEREERVKRLEDSLSKADIKTNEKFRIILEAFKIEYDYAKTIEAYQEKIGNTSYNILRLGRVALYYQSLDLKNYGYYNKETKKWQEITDNTSKSNIRKAIKIAKKQGNVTLLNLPFLAKKEAK
- a CDS encoding PepSY-associated TM helix domain-containing protein, with the protein product MNKRLFNIHKLIGINVLLFFFISIFFGILTIFRPYVSFWEDSQKHISNIEIQNINFEKCLKEIKKRKYIGEDGKVMRNDFIKLLLPAKEFKSTNLIQLSNRPNFYLNPNTCKKIKPKSFTISKFFEMIHYGRIFKSLIAQMIFGFAAVAVVFLSLSGIVLIIKNNYKNKKTKSVKGFFAKYHRLLLLYTLPLVFMFGLTGALFNLGIYSTPVMTNYLTHSKTSNLLTVDKNILLDRDLKLYPPSQKVKTLDINTLYKKAKESFSDISFYSIQIYNLDDVKARVKFIGYEPKTFFISSVYNESYVVLNGTNGEIISKKSASDGTFVEKTLDSVFYLHFVRTFSDIPRILFALICFIILFGITASLLLWMHRAKKDKFTYKVLEPLSYTVVLGSLLSCSLLFATTWMIPKQYMHFNLLNNLYNTQEVLFYISFILIFIYIKIVSSLYKASKYALFFSGILFIIASISHNLTSGFNIYKSYKLGLNEIFFTDLVLFCLGLLLIYFSYKLPIKYFIETPKNEHGK